In the genome of Pseudomonadota bacterium, the window GCCCACGCCAAAGACGATCTGCAGGCTGAGCGTGCCCCCCGTCCAGACCAGCGTCGTGATGAGGGAATTCCAGAATTCTGCGCCGGTGAGCAGACGGATGTAGTTGTCGGCGCCGGTGAACTCCCCCTGAAGGGTCGGCGTGTAGACCGAAAAGACGCTGAGATAGATCGCCGCCAACAGCGGATAGACGATCACCAGGCTGAATACGACAATCGTCGGCGCAATCAAAAACACACCCAAGCGGGCATAGCCGCGCTCAAGTCGGTGGCCGGCGTGGGTTACGGTTGCCATAGTCGATAATCCCATCGAAGGGCGGCGTCACATGGTCATGATGCCGCCCTTCGCAGCGGAATTAGGAGGCCATGATCTCCTCAAGCCGGCTGGACGTGTCGCTCAAGACTTGATCGACGTTCTCGTCGTTTAGCACGACCCGTTGGACCATCTCCGAAATGACATTCGAGTTGATGATCTCGCCGGCCTTGACGTTCGGCCGATGGTCGCTGCTCTCCCAGCCGAGGTTGTAGCCTTCGGCAGCGGAAGAGGCCATGAGATCGACTTCCGACGTGTACTTCTCAATGATCGGGTTGTCCAAATAGGCCGGATTTTCCGAAATCGTCCAAAGGACAGGGAGCACGTGCCCTGGGGCTGCGTGTAGCTGCTGAATGTAACCCTCCGGATCGAACAGGAAGGCAGCGAACTGTTTGGTCGCCTCCATGTTTTGGGCTTGCGCCGGAATGAAGACCGACGGGAAGTCGTTAAAGGTCCAGGCCGGGACATCTTCGGAGATCGTCGGGTACTGCACGCAAGTGATGTAGTCCGCGATGTCCGGGTTCTGGTTGTTGACGTTGATCAAGACGCGCCCGGTATAGATGCCGGTAGCCGTCGCGCCAGACACGAAGGCGGTGAGGCTCTCACCCCAACTGTAGTTGGT includes:
- a CDS encoding ABC transporter substrate-binding protein → VFERTSDEGYAPQLAAAFASGDVPNIVTHLPSFAVSDYWSAGLLEPFNDVIDMVGPENYYEGANQIYEIDPGVYAGTGIGNSAANMLWLRLDLMEEAGIDAPPRTWDQLRSAVSSMQGGGIYGAPLPYGRNSMTSLIFIGVMHQAGAQVFSPDLEVAIDSDDTRNALEFYRSMREYCPPGATNYSWGESLTAFVSGATATGIYTGRVLINVNNQNPDIADYITCVQYPTISEDVPAWTFNDFPSVFIPAQAQNMEATKQFAAFLFDPEGYIQQLHAAPGHVLPVLWTISENPAYLDNPIIEKYTSEVDLMASSAAEGYNLGWESSDHRPNVKAGEIINSNVISEMVQRVVLNDENVDQVLSDTSSRLEEIMAS